The sequence below is a genomic window from Candidatus Brocadiia bacterium.
CCTTTATGGTATGCCCCGCCGGATCGAGCTCCACATTAAGAGTATGCTTTTTTATATCCAGAGCCAAAGCCATCGGCGGCGTTCCCGAAGATGAACTTGGACCAACATCTACTTTTCCGCCTTTGGCCGCACAGCTTGCCACCAGTATAAGAATCGTCAAAACCGCTATTACATTAAATCTGCTAAACATATCTTATCCTTTCATTCTTTGGTTTATTTATTACCGGCAGGATATAAATCATCTTTCTAAAGACGGCATCCACAAATACATAAATCTGCCGGTGCCGCCCTGAAGAAAAGCCTCACGTAACGGTAAAATAACGCTGGCCAGAGCAAACATCTCATTAGACGGTGATTCAATCCTGAAGGCCGTTTCCAAAACACCTTTTTTCTTCTTATAGCGAATTACTTTAGCTTCGGTTATTTTAGACATTTCTTTAGCTTTGACAAATGCATCAGTCAGGTAACCGGTAGCGTCAATCAATTTAGCCTGAACCGCCTGTTCTCCGGTCAGCACGCGTCCGTCAGCTATTTGCAGCAATTCAGCGCGGCTAAGAACCGATTTCCGGTTGGCATAGACAGTATCAATGAATCTATTATACATCTGGTCGATAATATTCTGCATGAACTCCTTCTCTGAAGAAGTCATTTTACGGAAAGGAGAACCGATGTCTTTAGCCTGGCCTGATTTGACAACTACTGTTTCCACGCCTATTTTACCCAATAAATCTTCGATGGTAACAAATACCGAAATAACGCCAATGCTGCCCGTTATCGATGTCGGGTGCGCAATCAGGTAATCCGCGGTCATGGCGATATAATAACCACCGGAAGCAGCCGTATCCTTCATCAAAGCGATTACCGGCCTGCCGGGAAAACGTATTTTATATTCACTGAGTGTTTTATGAATAATATCGCTGGCTGTCACCCCACCGCCGGGGCTGTCAATTTCCAGTATAATCGCTTTAATTGTATCATCCTTCTCTGATCTCATCAGGAGCTCTTTGATTTTCTCCGGAGTCACCGCATCCTGCCGCGCAAGCACTGAATAATCATCCGAGCTCATTATCAAACCGGATACGGGAATTATAAGGATTTTATTGGGGCTTTCTTCTTCGCCGCACACAAAGACTTCTTCAACCTCTTCTTTAGGCTTGAGGTCCATTGAAAAAACCGTGCATCCGGAAATTAACAGCCCCGCAAAGACGGCCAGAATAAATATTCTAGTATTCATGCTAATTAATCATTAAGCTTCTTTGATAATATTTTATATATTAAAAAAACACGGCGATAATGTCAATAAAATCTGTTGACAGGGAAATTCAATATGGTAAGCTGATGTTTTATTTAATTGTTCCCCGGGCATGTAATTTTACTTATCTATGTGCGGTGTTATAGGCATATGCGGACGCCCCAATGTCGTCAATTACCTCTACCAGGGGCTGGGAGCTCTCCAGCATAGAGGCCAGGATGCGGCCGGAATCATCACCTATGACAACCAATTTCACCTGAAAAAAGGTGATGGTTTAGTCCAGACTGTTTTTAACCCCAAAAATATATCCAGGCTGACCGGCGCCACGGGACTAGCTCATGTCCGCTATCCCACAGTCGGAGCCGGTTCGGCCGAAGATGCCCAGCCGATTTATGTCAACACCCCTTTTGGCATTGCCATGGCCCATAACGGCAATGTCACGAATTATTTCGAGCTCAAGGATGACTTATACACAAAAAACCTCAGGCATCTTAACTCCGGCTGCGACATTGAAGTCATCCTTAATGTATTCGCCGATGAATTGACAAAGCAAAATCTTCATAAATTCACCCCTGAAACAGTTTTCAAGGCTGTCCACGGAGTTTTCCGCCGGGTTCAGGGCAGCTATTCGGTCGTCGGCATTATTGCCGGAAAAGGCATGTTTGCTTTCCGTGACCCGCACGGTATAAAGCCCCTGATCTTCGGTCGCAAGGACGAAAGCTATATTTTCGCTTCCGAAAGCGTGCCTTTGGACATATTAGGATATAAAATAGAACGAGACGTCCAACCAGGTGAGGCTATTTTTATAAGCGAGCAGAATGCCTTTTTCAAGGCCAGCCGCCAGTTTCACAGCAAACGATTAGTAAAAGCCAAGCATACACCCTGCATCTTTGAATGGGTTTATTTTGCCCGTCCTGATTCTGTCATGGATGGCATCAGCATATACGAAGCCAGATTAAGATTGGGACAGGAGCTTTCCAAGGAAGTAAGAAAAGCCGGGTTAAAAGCGGATGTGGTCGTTCCCGTTCCGGATAGCTCCAAGCCGGCCGCTTCGTGCATGGCGACAGAGCTGGACCTGCCTTACCGGGAAGGATTAGTCAAAAACCGCTATATCGGCCGAACATTCATTATGCCTCTCCAGGAAGCGCGTGAAGTATCGGTTCGGCAAAAACTCAATCCGGTAAAAAGCGAAATCAGAGGCAAGAAGATATTACTGGTTGATGACAGCATCGTGCGCGGAACCACCTCGCGCGAAATAATAAACCTGGTCCGCGATGCCGGCGCCAAAGCGATTTACTTTGCGGTTACCTGCCCGCCCCTGAAATTCCCCTGTGTTTACGGGATTGACATGCAGACTAAACAAGAATTCATCGCCCGCAACAAAACCGTTAAAGCCATCTCCAAAGAAATTATGTCGGACGAATTGATTTATCAAACGTTACCCGGACTTGTCCGGGCCGTCAGCCCTAATCATAAGTTCTGCACGGCCTGCTTCTCGGGCATCTATCCGACCAAGATTTCCGACCGGATGTTCAAGCAGATAGAAGAAGACCGTATGTGCCTGGCTAAGTGCTGATACAATCTCACCACACATCGCACAGACGCGTAAAGATCCAATATAAAGTTATCTTTTATATGGATTTTCTTGATTTCCTTTGTTCAATTAGTTAAATCCTTTTGCTTTTGTTTTATCTTGCGCCGGGATGGTGGAATTGGCAGACACATACGTTTGAGGGGCGTATGCTGAAAAGCGTGCGAGTTCGAGTCTCGCTCCCGGCATATTTTCTTTTATCCCAAAGAATTGAAGCACACAAATAATCCTCAGCGTTTTTGCGGTGAATAATGCGCCGATACTACTCCTTTAACGCATACTTAAAAGACAAATTCCCCGGCCTGCGTGTTTATAAAATCGCGCTGGATGCCGGGTTTACCTGCCCCCATCGTTCCGGACCGGACAGAACCGGTGGCTGTATTTACTGCGAGAACCGCTCTTTCAGCCCGAATGCCCGCCTCGACCCGCGCCCGTCCATATCAGAACAACTCCGGATGGGCATGGATTTTTACCGCCGTAAATACCAAGCGGATAAATTCATCGCCTACTTCCAGGCATACAGCAATACGCTGGGGCCAATAGAACTGCTCAAGCAACGCTATGACGAAGCACTGTCCGGCACTGACGTGGTCGGCCTGGATATCGGCACCCGGCCGGATTGCATATCCGATGAAGCCATAAACCTGATTGCCTCATATACCGATAAATACACGGTCTGGGTGGAATACGGCCTGCAATCCGCTGACGACAAAACACTGGCATTAATCAATAGAGGGCATACTTATGCGGATTTCGAGTCGGCCGTTAAGCGAACCCGCAATAAAAATATCGCCATCGGCACCCACCTGATTATCGGGCTGCCCGGCGAGACAAATGACACCATAATTAATTCCGCCCGAAAGGTCGCGGGACTCGGCATAGACAGCGTAAAATTACATCATCTTTATATTGCCAAGAATACCGAGCTTGCTAATTTATATGGTTCGGGCAAGGTGCAAATTATGTCCCTGGCCCAGTACATCCCGCTGGTGTGCGATATACTGGAAATTCTGCCGCCACAAATGATAGTCCAGCGGCTAACCGGAGAATTAAGCGGAGAATACCTGATTGCGCCCAAATGGGAAGCCAGCAAAAATACTATCATCGGAATGATAGAAAAAGAATTGGAAAGAAGGAATTCGTATCAAGGCTGCAAATATAAACAACCTTAAAAACCGATAAATTCAACAAATGAGCAATAATAACATTATTTCCATACACGGCGCGCGCGAACACAACCTCAAAAATATCAGCCTGGACATCCCCCGCGATAAAATGGTTGTCATCACCGGTGTATCCGGTTCGGGCAAGTCATCCTTGGCCTTTGACACCATATACGCCGAAGGCCAGCGACGCTACATTGAAAGCCTTTCGGCTTACGCCCGGCAGTTCCTGGAACAAATGGAAAAACCAGATGTAGAGGAAATTAAAGGCCTGCCGCCGACCATATCTATCGGACAACGCTCCGGCGTAGGCACGCCCCGCTCCATCGTAGCCACGACCACTGAAATTTATGACTACCTCAGGGTCCTTTTCGCCCGTTGCGGGCAAGCGTACTGTTATAAATGCAACCGCCTGATTACACGACAATCAGCCCAACAGATTATCCAGCAAATCAGAAACCTGCCGGCCGGGTCGCGCATTGCCATTCTGGCGCCGATTATCCGGGGTAAAAAAGGCGAATCAAAAGACGTCTTTAGCCGAATCAGGCGAGAAGGATTTATCCGGCTCAGGGTTGATAATAAAATAATCGAACTGGGCACCCGTAAACTCTACCCCAAAATAGACAAGAACAAGAAACATAATATTGATATCGTCGTCGACCGACTGACGCTCGAAGGCGATCTTAAAACACGCCTGTCCGATTCCGTTGAACTGGCCCTGAGGCTGGGTGAAGGACTGATTATTGTCAATGTAGAAAAAGGCCGCTCTTCGAAAGACACCGTCTTCAGCGAACATTACGCCTGCGTCGAATGCGGGATTTCCATATCGGAGTTCAGCCCGCGGATGTTTTCATTTAACAGCCCTTACGGCGCCTGCCCGACCTGCAACGGACTGGGCACGCGCATGGAACTGGATGCCAACCTGATTGTGCAGGACGAATCATTGACGCTGACTAACGGCGCCATAGACGCCTGGCGCAAGTCCGGTAAACGGATGGCTATCTACTATCACCAGATTCTCCGTGATTTCGCCCGCACCTTTGATGTCAACATGGATATCCCTTTTTATAAACTGCCTGAGGAAAAGCGGAAAATACTGCTG
It includes:
- the sppA gene encoding signal peptide peptidase SppA, coding for MNTRIFILAVFAGLLISGCTVFSMDLKPKEEVEEVFVCGEEESPNKILIIPVSGLIMSSDDYSVLARQDAVTPEKIKELLMRSEKDDTIKAIILEIDSPGGGVTASDIIHKTLSEYKIRFPGRPVIALMKDTAASGGYYIAMTADYLIAHPTSITGSIGVISVFVTIEDLLGKIGVETVVVKSGQAKDIGSPFRKMTSSEKEFMQNIIDQMYNRFIDTVYANRKSVLSRAELLQIADGRVLTGEQAVQAKLIDATGYLTDAFVKAKEMSKITEAKVIRYKKKKGVLETAFRIESPSNEMFALASVILPLREAFLQGGTGRFMYLWMPSLER
- the purF gene encoding amidophosphoribosyltransferase, whose translation is MCGVIGICGRPNVVNYLYQGLGALQHRGQDAAGIITYDNQFHLKKGDGLVQTVFNPKNISRLTGATGLAHVRYPTVGAGSAEDAQPIYVNTPFGIAMAHNGNVTNYFELKDDLYTKNLRHLNSGCDIEVILNVFADELTKQNLHKFTPETVFKAVHGVFRRVQGSYSVVGIIAGKGMFAFRDPHGIKPLIFGRKDESYIFASESVPLDILGYKIERDVQPGEAIFISEQNAFFKASRQFHSKRLVKAKHTPCIFEWVYFARPDSVMDGISIYEARLRLGQELSKEVRKAGLKADVVVPVPDSSKPAASCMATELDLPYREGLVKNRYIGRTFIMPLQEAREVSVRQKLNPVKSEIRGKKILLVDDSIVRGTTSREIINLVRDAGAKAIYFAVTCPPLKFPCVYGIDMQTKQEFIARNKTVKAISKEIMSDELIYQTLPGLVRAVSPNHKFCTACFSGIYPTKISDRMFKQIEEDRMCLAKC
- a CDS encoding TIGR01212 family radical SAM protein (This family includes YhcC from E. coli K-12, an uncharacterized radical SAM protein.), translating into MRRYYSFNAYLKDKFPGLRVYKIALDAGFTCPHRSGPDRTGGCIYCENRSFSPNARLDPRPSISEQLRMGMDFYRRKYQADKFIAYFQAYSNTLGPIELLKQRYDEALSGTDVVGLDIGTRPDCISDEAINLIASYTDKYTVWVEYGLQSADDKTLALINRGHTYADFESAVKRTRNKNIAIGTHLIIGLPGETNDTIINSARKVAGLGIDSVKLHHLYIAKNTELANLYGSGKVQIMSLAQYIPLVCDILEILPPQMIVQRLTGELSGEYLIAPKWEASKNTIIGMIEKELERRNSYQGCKYKQP